The sequence GTTGGTCGGCGCCGGCACGTCGCGGAACACGCGGCCGGACATGTCGAAGCGCGACTTGTGGCAGGGGCAGAAGTAGCCGCCCTTCCACTCCGGATCGTATGGCTCGGGGCGGATCTCGGCCACCATCTCCGGCGCGCAGCCCAGGTGCGTGCACAGGCCGACCAGCACCGAGATCTCGGGCTTGATCGAGCGGAATTCGGGCTTTTCGGAGAGGACGTAACCCGGCTGCTGGTCGGCGTTTTCCGACCCGGGATCCTTGAGCCGCTCCTCAAGCGTGGGCAACGCATCGAGCAGGGCCCTGGAACGCTTGACGATCCAGATAGGTTGGCCGCGCCACTCCAGTACAAGGCGTTGGCCTTCCTGCAGGGCGCTGATGTCGGCTATCACCGGGGCGCCGGCCAACTTGGCCCGGGTACTGGGATTCCATGACTTGATGAAAGGAACTGCCGCGAACCCTGCGCCGACTGCCCCCACCACAGCCGTAGTGGTCGTAAGAAATCGTCGACGTCCGGTGTTTACTGGATCGTTTACCCCATCGTTGGCCATCCGGCACTCCGATAATGATTAGGTAGCTTGAGGCTGCCATTGG is a genomic window of Stenotrophomonas sp. Marseille-Q4652 containing:
- the petA gene encoding ubiquinol-cytochrome c reductase iron-sulfur subunit, with the protein product MANDGVNDPVNTGRRRFLTTTTAVVGAVGAGFAAVPFIKSWNPSTRAKLAGAPVIADISALQEGQRLVLEWRGQPIWIVKRSRALLDALPTLEERLKDPGSENADQQPGYVLSEKPEFRSIKPEISVLVGLCTHLGCAPEMVAEIRPEPYDPEWKGGYFCPCHKSRFDMSGRVFRDVPAPTNLLVPPHHYQDDNTIVIGVDPQGAA